The region GCCTCTGGACAGTCACAGGGGTTGACACTGAACAATCTGATTCCAGGGTTTAGCTCTGACTTTTTCTGGGTATTTTCCAAACCCCCTTTTATTACCCATCTGAAAAGCATCTTTTATGCAAGGTATTCATTATACATTTTCTTTACGAAgggcccaaccccctgctccacctgCACCCTACAAAAAACAAATCTGCCACTAACTTCAATGCAAAAGGAGCCACAAATAACAGTAATAATCTAGcatgcagaaaaacaaaaatgtcaagAATGAGACTGCAAACTCTTTCTGAATGCGaatgcaaaccaaaaaaaaattctacccAACTACCCCTAACAGCAGCATCTCACTGAGAAAGAGTCCATCTCCATGAGCAATCACTTCCTTGGGGCACTGCATCttgatcattttttaaaaaagagaatggAGGTATGGGTTGAATGGGATGTGAATTCTATACACTTCCCCTGCccgctcccctcctctctctctctctctccagacttcagggggaaaaaaatagcttTTAGAAACCCGAGCTGTTGTTTGCGCAAcacaatcacttttttttttttttttttttaaagcgacTGGGTGTCTAGACGCCCACGTgattgggggccggggctgggccgcgATACTGCGCGTCACCGAGGCAAAGCAGCGAGGAGGAGGCTGTTGGCTGGCTAGAGGGAAGAGCTGGCGGATGGCAGCAGCGGCAGCCGCCCAGACGCAGAGGCAGAGAGACCCTGGGCACTGCTAGGTAATAGCCACCTCCATTTGGAAACCCCCCCTCCTCTTCGCAGGCCACCCCCTCCAAAGGACCAGGAACTCCCCCTCTCTCGCTTCAGGGAAGAAAGAAGGTGTGCGTGGGGGAGACAGGATCTTCTCCACTGAGCTCACTGTGAAGGAAGAAGGGAGTGGaaaaaaggaggggaaggaggaaaaaaaaaaaagcaaagcaaaccagGCGAGCCAAGCGAAAGGAGCTGCTTtttttgtgagtgtgtgtgtgctgtgtgtgttggTAGCCGATGCAAGGACTGGAAAGGCTGCCTtggaggaggggagctgcagcCAGAAGAGAAGGACGAAGAGCTAAAGGCTGCATTAGCATTTActagagagagagcgagacagcGGAGAGACTGGGGGGGCTGGTGATCATTTCAGCTCCTGTCATTATAGGATCATCCCCTGTCACTTCTCACCCGTCCGtcgcttttattttttaagggctgggtgggaggagaggtgggggcaactgtatttaaaaaaaacacaaaacctgtCCCTAGCTCCTGGTCTTTCTGAAAGACAGGCGGACAGAGAGGGAGCGGATCAAGCCTTTTGGAAGGAAAGACAGActccccactttttaaaaatacatagatCTATATTAGCAACCgccttgaggatttttttttgtgtggattaAAATCTTTgataagaagaaggaaaaaaaggaacaGGACGagttgggctttttttttaaaggatgtaaCACTCTtggatgcatttttattttttaaaacattttgattattaaTTCAAACGTCCAAATTTTAGGGTTTTAAAAACATGCTACGTTATTttggctctttttttaaaaaaatccaccctATCTTATAGAAATTCCTTTTTTCCCAATCCCCCCCAAAAGCTTTTTTGATGGAATCTGTGGATATGTTATTACTaaggaaatagtttttttttttaatcttgtgccTTGGTTttgcaacaaaacatttttggggggtggggaagacctttattatttctttttcttttttatttctaacAGTCATCCTCGTCTGAAACCAAATGTGATCTAAAGGTTTTGCAATCGCTTTGACAGACCGGCAACGCGAGAAGATCTGTTATTCCCTTCTCTGTTTGGGGGGCATGTTTTCTGCAATTCTTCTGTTACACTGAACATTGATCCTCCCCCATGTCTTTCAGTTTATATTTTTTCCCAGTTCCTATATAAAGGTggaaaataagattttcagtggATTTTTGAAGGATTTAAGAGAGACAGAGGAACCCCCCCAACCCTTTAAGAGACTGGCATATGTTACAGATTGCTTTAGttcttccaccaccaccaccaccaacaaccctcctccccactccatccctaTCATTTCAGGCTGCTTGTGTTTGCTGCCTGGACTCGGATCCCGGATTCTTCATGATTTGCGGACGACATGCTCGTTTTTTAGCCGGGAAACCTTCTTCTCGTCCCGCATGTTCAGGACCAAACGATCGGTGCTCGTCCGGCGACTCTGGAGGAGCCGTGCGCCCGgcggcggggaggaggaggaaggtgagcCCGGTGAAACAGCAGCGGACGGCCGGGCGCATGGGGCTGGAGGCGGCCGGGGCTGCTGCATGGGCAAGTCGGGGAAGATCACCAAGGCTCACCTCGGCTCGGAGGCGGAATTGAAAGCGCTGACCCACGCGGTCCTGAAGAGGCTGAAGGAGAAACAACTGGAGGTGCTCTTGCAAGCGGTGGAGTCCAAAGGGGGCGCGCGGACCTCCTGCCTCCTCTTGCCCGGCAAGGTGGACTCCAAGCTGGGTCAGCATTGGTACTCTCTCCCTTTGCTGCTGTGTAAAGTATTCAGGTGGCCAGATCTCAGGCATTGCTCGGAAGTGAAGAGGTTATGTTGCTGTGAATCTTATGGAAAAACTCACCCGGAGCTGGTCTGCTGCAATCCCCACCACCTCAGCAGGCTCTGTGAACTAGGTATGGCTGAAGGCACACACAAACTCAGAGCTGGGGTGGGTAGGGGTGGCGAACGGGGGGGACTGTTGTATGAACAGAAAACCGGGCAGGGATAGTACAAAATTGGTTCTTAGGATGGACAGATGATCTAGGATATTGTCTGTGTTTGTGACACACATAATGGCCGAGGCTTCCCACTTTTACTCCGGCAACATTCCCACGTAATCCTATGGAAGTGTTGTCTGAGTTAGGGTTGCAGTTTTTGCCTGCCTCTCTTCTGGCACGGCGGGTTTTCTCTTTGTCAACGCCGTGTGTGAATTCATACCTGCCGTAAAAGAAGGATGTGGTTCACTACTGTATTTGTGGAGGAGGCTGTGTACAAAAAGGGAAATGTGTAGGTGCCTTGAACCCGTCAAATGATATTCAGAAGATAATTTTGCCTTATGTCGGGCTGGTGTTTTGCAGAGGTCCCAGGGAACAGTCATAATCTAGGTCTGCTTTGCTGTAGAAAATGAATCCCTTGATCTAATGTTTAACAGAATTCCCAGCCAGTCTGGGATTTACAAAGCAACCCAACATTGGAAGTTAGTGGTTCACAAATCCTCCACCACCCCTTAACAAGAGAACGCATAATTTATGGGTTCCAGTTTGTCCGATGCAAGCATGCTTCCCTCTCCTGCAGTCAGCAGACTTCGCTTTCCAAATAAGACCCAGAAAAGTTTCACAGCGTTTGATCCGCCagtggcaaaaaagaaaaagaaggaaagttTTCAAATGCCATTTTCTTTTGTTAATGGAaatgggttgttgttgttgttgttgttttggcacGTTTAACTCCCATGCTACCTCCCCGATGGCCTAAAAGAGCGATCCCTGACTTGCATTCCACCCCCCGCCCGTGTTTAAACATTGCAATTACTTGTAAACTTTGCTTAGTTGGTGTAGAATAGAAATCATCCAGTTCTGAGTAGTGGGTAGagttgtgggagggggagagaggtaaaAAACGGCAgcacttggtttttttttttcttgccacttcttttttcccttttctgtgaAATGTTAAATGTGTGTGCAGCTAGCAAGGATTATCTGGCAGTCTGGATCAGTTGGTGATTTCCAGTGCTGGAGTGTTTTAGCCGAGCCAAGGAGGCCCTGATCAGACAGCCAGAGTAGCAGATAGCAAGGAGACTGGCGCCAGGCGGCCCCTTTTGTTTATCTGACAGCTAAATATCAAGGCAATCACCGCCTAGCTGCCCTGCCTCCAACCCCCAGAGCTAAGACAAACAGTTTTGCTAAAAGAATGCCACTGTTATCATAAGTTCCTATCTTTTTTTCTCATGGCTCTGCCTTTATTTTCTCTGTGCTTTTCTAATTCCagagtctccccctccacccTACTCCAGATATCCAATGGATTTTCTCAAACCAACTGGTAAGTAGACCTTTAAAAAGTAGGCTACTGTCTTCagataaaaagggaaaacatGCCTTTCTCAGGGGGGATGTCTCCTTCCTTTGTTATATTTCTTACGCATTTCACTTTTTGGCTGTTTCTGTGGGATTTTTGCCCCTTTGCCACCCCAATGATTTAGTATATGATTTGGCTAAGAAAACCTCTAGTTTTAAAACCCAGGAACTATAGTAGGTAGTCCATTTACATTGTTGCCTTTTCTAGATGTACTTGTACCAAGTAACTTGAAAACTCAGGATGGGTAGGCAC is a window of Malaclemys terrapin pileata isolate rMalTer1 chromosome 6, rMalTer1.hap1, whole genome shotgun sequence DNA encoding:
- the SMAD7 gene encoding mothers against decapentaplegic homolog 7 isoform X3: MFRTKRSVLVRRLWRSRAPGGGEEEEGEPGETAADGRAHGAGGGRGCCMGKSGKITKAHLGSEAELKALTHAVLKRLKEKQLEVLLQAVESKGGARTSCLLLPGKVDSKLGQHWYSLPLLLCKVFRWPDLRHCSEVKRLCCCESYGKTHPELVCCNPHHLSRLCELESPPPPYSRYPMDFLKPTDSQVLQGPGDRSHWCVVAYWEEKTRVGRLYSVQEPSLDIFYDLPQGNGFCLGQLNSDNKSQLVQKVRSKIGYGIQLTKEVDGVWVYNRSSYPVFIKSATLDNPDSRTLLVHKVFPGFSIKAFDYEKAYSLQRPNDHEFMQQPWTGFTVQISFVKGWGQCYTRQFISSCPCWLEVIFNNR